The following coding sequences are from one Verrucosispora sp. WMMD573 window:
- a CDS encoding acyl-CoA thioesterase II, with protein sequence MTDTSLVGQAAVDQLLEVLDLASTGAMSFRGMSPPVGPQRVYGGQVAGQALVAAGRTVDPERVVHSLHGYFVRAGDPVEPIEYEVENIRDGRSFSVRRSVALQHGKPIFFMSASFQRPEEGLDHHAPLPPDVPGPESVPTMTDRLSRYPERLGIWGQIPRPIDVRYVGEPGWVRPGDRPADPHQRVWMRIDGKLPDDPLLHACALTYASDLTLLDSVLSVHGEVWGPGGVVGASLDHALWFHRPFRADEWFLYDCWSPSASGARGLATGRMFTVAGSQIASAVQEGLLRRVGD encoded by the coding sequence GTGACCGACACCTCGCTCGTCGGTCAGGCCGCCGTCGACCAGCTGCTGGAGGTGCTGGACCTCGCGTCCACCGGCGCCATGTCGTTCCGGGGGATGAGCCCGCCGGTCGGCCCGCAGCGGGTGTACGGCGGTCAGGTCGCCGGTCAGGCCCTGGTCGCCGCCGGCCGCACCGTCGACCCGGAGCGGGTGGTGCACTCGCTGCACGGCTACTTCGTGCGCGCCGGCGACCCGGTCGAGCCGATCGAGTACGAGGTGGAGAACATCCGGGACGGTCGCTCGTTCTCGGTGCGCCGCTCGGTCGCGCTCCAGCACGGTAAGCCCATCTTCTTCATGTCCGCCTCGTTCCAGCGACCGGAGGAGGGGCTGGACCACCATGCCCCGCTGCCGCCGGACGTGCCCGGGCCGGAATCGGTCCCGACCATGACCGACCGGCTGTCCCGCTACCCGGAGCGGCTGGGCATCTGGGGGCAGATTCCCCGCCCGATCGACGTGCGCTACGTCGGTGAGCCGGGTTGGGTCCGTCCGGGCGACCGGCCTGCCGACCCGCACCAGCGGGTGTGGATGCGCATCGACGGCAAGCTGCCCGACGATCCGCTGTTGCACGCCTGCGCCCTGACGTACGCCTCCGACCTGACCCTGCTCGACTCGGTGCTCTCCGTGCACGGCGAGGTGTGGGGGCCCGGTGGCGTGGTGGGCGCGAGCCTGGACCACGCCCTGTGGTTCCACCGGCCGTTCCGGGCCGACGAATGGTTCCTCTACGACTGCTGGAGCCCGTCGGCCTCCGGCGCGCGCGGGCTGGCCACCGGCCGCATGTTCACCGTGGCCGGCAGCCAGATCGCCAGTGCCGTGCAGGAGGGCCTGCTGCGCCGGGTCGGCGACTGA
- a CDS encoding Rrf2 family transcriptional regulator, giving the protein MRLSARVDYALRAVAELASVTGAGRGRPVTADQIARAQQIPPKFLESILLQLRRAGVVQAQRGPEGGYWLARPAEEICLADVIRVIDGPLAHVRGQRPEHLGYQGAARALQEVWIALRASERQILELVTVADVARGTLPEPVTKLVADPGAWS; this is encoded by the coding sequence ATGCGTCTCTCAGCCCGGGTGGACTACGCCCTTCGCGCGGTCGCCGAACTGGCCTCGGTGACCGGGGCTGGACGTGGTCGCCCGGTCACCGCCGACCAGATCGCGCGGGCGCAGCAGATCCCACCGAAGTTCCTGGAGAGCATCCTGCTGCAACTGCGCCGCGCCGGCGTGGTGCAGGCCCAGCGCGGGCCTGAGGGCGGCTACTGGTTGGCCCGGCCGGCCGAGGAGATCTGCCTCGCCGACGTGATCCGGGTGATCGACGGGCCGTTGGCCCACGTGCGGGGCCAACGCCCCGAGCATCTCGGATACCAGGGTGCGGCCCGCGCGTTGCAGGAGGTCTGGATCGCGTTGCGGGCCAGCGAGCGGCAGATCCTCGAACTGGTCACCGTCGCCGACGTCGCGCGGGGCACCCTGCCCGAGCCGGTCACCAAACTGGTCGCCGACCCCGGCGCCTGGAGCTGA
- a CDS encoding pyridoxal-dependent decarboxylase → MAAHMTPEEFRRAGYAVVDWIADYWTTLPQRPVTSQDPPGTLAAGLPAGPPARGEPVEAVLADLDKLVAPGLTHWQHPGFFGYFPANTSGPSVLGDLVSAGLGVQGMLWATGPACTELETVLLDWLADLLDLPARFRSTGRGGGVIQDSASSATLVATLVALHRAAGGRWRQAGVDRRYRVYASTEAHSSVEKAARIAGLGADGVRLIEVDPATRAMSPVALRAAIEADRAAGMVPALVVATVGTTSTTAVDPLPAIGPICAEHGVFLHVDAAYAGAAAVCPELRFGHAGLEYADSYCFDPHKWLLTGFDCDAFWVADADELVEALTVLPEYLRNAATESGAVIDYRDWQVPLGRRFRALKLWFVLRWYGVEGLREHIRRGVALAAGFADRVRADDRFELVADHPYALVCFRLRGPDGPNERLLAAVNATGRIYLTHTRVAGRHTLRLAVGAPQTTQTHVDQTWELIAHTATTLSPET, encoded by the coding sequence GTGGCTGCACACATGACGCCCGAGGAGTTCCGCCGGGCCGGGTACGCGGTGGTCGACTGGATCGCCGACTACTGGACGACCCTGCCGCAACGCCCGGTGACCTCCCAGGACCCGCCCGGCACGCTGGCCGCCGGGCTGCCGGCCGGGCCGCCGGCCCGGGGTGAGCCGGTCGAGGCGGTCCTCGCCGACCTGGACAAGCTGGTCGCACCCGGGCTCACCCATTGGCAGCATCCGGGTTTCTTCGGGTACTTCCCGGCCAACACCTCGGGCCCCAGCGTGCTCGGTGACCTGGTCAGTGCCGGGCTGGGCGTGCAGGGCATGCTCTGGGCCACCGGTCCGGCCTGCACCGAGTTGGAGACGGTGCTGCTCGACTGGCTGGCCGACCTGCTGGATCTACCGGCCCGGTTCCGCTCCACCGGTCGCGGCGGCGGGGTCATCCAGGACTCGGCCTCCTCGGCCACCCTGGTGGCCACCCTGGTCGCGCTGCACCGGGCTGCCGGCGGGCGGTGGCGCCAGGCCGGCGTCGACCGTCGTTACCGGGTGTACGCCTCGACGGAGGCGCACTCGTCGGTCGAGAAGGCCGCCCGGATCGCGGGTCTGGGCGCCGACGGCGTACGCCTGATCGAGGTGGACCCGGCGACCCGAGCGATGTCGCCGGTGGCGCTACGCGCCGCGATCGAGGCGGACCGGGCCGCCGGGATGGTGCCCGCCCTGGTGGTGGCGACCGTCGGCACCACCTCCACCACGGCGGTGGACCCGCTGCCGGCCATCGGCCCGATCTGCGCCGAGCACGGTGTCTTCCTGCACGTCGACGCCGCGTACGCGGGCGCGGCGGCGGTCTGCCCGGAGTTGCGGTTCGGCCACGCGGGCCTGGAGTACGCCGACTCGTACTGCTTCGACCCGCACAAGTGGCTGCTGACCGGCTTCGACTGCGACGCGTTCTGGGTGGCCGACGCGGATGAACTGGTCGAGGCGTTGACCGTGCTGCCGGAGTACCTGCGCAACGCCGCCACCGAGTCCGGCGCCGTGATCGACTACCGGGACTGGCAGGTGCCGCTGGGTCGGCGGTTCCGAGCCTTGAAGCTGTGGTTCGTGCTGCGCTGGTACGGCGTCGAGGGCCTGCGCGAGCACATCCGTCGAGGGGTGGCGCTGGCCGCCGGGTTCGCCGACCGGGTCCGCGCCGACGACCGGTTCGAACTGGTCGCCGACCACCCGTACGCCCTGGTGTGTTTCCGGTTGCGCGGCCCGGACGGGCCGAACGAGCGCCTACTGGCGGCGGTGAATGCCACCGGTCGGATCTATCTGACCCACACCCGGGTCGCCGGCCGACACACCCTGCGGCTGGCCGTCGGCGCCCCGCAGACCACCCAGACGCACGTCGACCAAACCTGGGAGCTGATCGCACACACCGCCACAACCCTCTCCCCGGAGACCTGA
- a CDS encoding YciI family protein, with translation MSGEPQVDFALDTYECIVLYPGAAGRALPAETVQRLQAEHARHMQAMQERGIILVAGAVDGQAREPDPPLGFGLARTGSVDDVRSVMEADPAVQAGLYRVDVMTFLCPAGSLEFPLVKTES, from the coding sequence ATGTCAGGGGAGCCGCAGGTCGATTTCGCGCTCGACACGTACGAGTGCATCGTGCTGTATCCCGGCGCCGCCGGACGGGCGTTGCCGGCCGAGACCGTCCAGCGGTTGCAGGCCGAGCATGCCCGGCACATGCAGGCGATGCAGGAGCGCGGCATCATCCTCGTCGCCGGTGCGGTGGACGGCCAGGCCCGGGAACCGGACCCGCCGCTGGGGTTCGGTCTGGCGCGGACCGGATCGGTCGACGATGTCCGCAGCGTGATGGAAGCCGACCCGGCGGTGCAGGCCGGCCTCTACCGGGTGGACGTGATGACCTTCCTCTGCCCGGCCGGCTCGTTGGAGTTTCCGCTGGTCAAGACGGAGAGCTGA
- a CDS encoding sulfite exporter TauE/SafE family protein: MRKLLVIALVGLAAQLVDGSLGMAYGLTSSTLLLLAGVAPAAASASVHLAEIGTTLAAGTAHWRFGNVDWRVVRRIAVPGALGAFAGATFLSALSTEAAAPWMAAILFTLGAYLLIRFSRPLRRSPAAGRLRGRFLGPLGLVAGFVDATGGGGWGPVATPALLVSGRLEPRKVIGSVDTSEFLVAAAASLGFLIGLGTEGFLLPIVLALLAGGLIAAPIAAWLVRIVPAQLLGAAVGGVIVLTNARVLIRAGDLGGFLPVLVYLLLAAGWITALTLAIRVLLRTRRERALAATHAPADPPHAPAEPVGAGAPAHPDPR, from the coding sequence GTGCGCAAGCTGCTCGTCATCGCGCTGGTGGGGCTCGCCGCGCAACTCGTCGATGGTTCACTCGGCATGGCCTACGGGCTGACCTCCTCGACGCTGCTGCTACTGGCCGGCGTCGCACCGGCAGCCGCGTCCGCCTCGGTGCACCTGGCCGAGATCGGCACCACGCTCGCCGCGGGCACGGCACACTGGCGGTTCGGCAATGTCGACTGGCGGGTGGTGCGCCGCATCGCGGTGCCCGGCGCGCTCGGCGCCTTCGCCGGCGCCACCTTCCTCAGCGCGCTCTCCACCGAGGCGGCCGCACCCTGGATGGCCGCGATCCTGTTCACGCTCGGCGCGTACCTGCTCATCCGGTTCTCCCGACCGCTGCGCCGAAGCCCGGCCGCCGGCCGGCTGCGCGGGCGTTTCCTTGGCCCGCTCGGCCTCGTCGCCGGCTTCGTCGACGCCACCGGCGGCGGTGGATGGGGCCCGGTGGCCACCCCGGCACTGCTGGTCAGCGGCCGGCTGGAGCCCCGCAAGGTGATCGGCTCGGTGGACACCTCCGAATTCCTCGTGGCCGCCGCCGCCAGCCTCGGCTTCCTGATCGGTCTGGGCACCGAGGGCTTCCTGCTGCCGATCGTGCTCGCGCTGCTCGCCGGTGGCCTGATCGCCGCACCGATCGCGGCCTGGCTGGTGCGCATCGTGCCGGCCCAACTGCTCGGCGCGGCCGTCGGTGGCGTGATCGTGCTGACCAACGCCCGGGTCCTGATCCGCGCCGGTGACCTGGGTGGTTTCCTGCCGGTGCTCGTCTACCTGCTGCTGGCCGCGGGCTGGATCACGGCCCTGACGCTGGCGATCCGGGTGCTGCTGCGGACCCGCCGCGAGCGGGCCCTCGCCGCAACCCACGCCCCCGCCGACCCGCCCCACGCCCCCGCCGAGCCGGTCGGCGCGGGCGCACCCGCCCACCCCGATCCCCGTTGA
- the pyk gene encoding pyruvate kinase has protein sequence MGVTRRAKIVCTLGPATSSPERIRGLVEAGMNVARLNFSHGSHADHESVYRLVREAAEAAGQPVAILADLQGPKIRLGRFADGPHEWRTGDSVVITGDDIVGSKERVSCTYRKLPQEVKPGDRLLIDDGRVAVEVTDVTGNDIRVLVTEGGPVSNNKGVSLPNVAVSVPALSEKDAADLRFALGLGVDLVALSFVRSADDIKLCHAIMSEVGVHRPVLAKVEKPEAVDHLEAIVLAFDGVMVARGDLGVELPLDEVPLVQKRAVQLCRENAKPVIVATQMLDSMIENSRPTRAEASDVANAVLDGADAVMLSGETSVGKYPVLTVSTMSKIVTTTEAGSILVPRLQHDPRTHGGALTVAASSIARAIGAKALVAFSQTGDTVRRLSRLHCDLPLLAFTPVPEVRAQLALSWGVETFLMPFVQHTDDMFRQVDQALLGLNRGNPGDYVVIVAGSPPGSPGSTNTLRVHQLGSLVDAATARALQ, from the coding sequence ATGGGCGTGACACGCCGCGCGAAGATCGTCTGCACTCTTGGCCCCGCCACCTCGTCGCCCGAGCGCATCCGCGGGCTCGTCGAAGCCGGCATGAACGTGGCGAGGCTCAACTTCAGCCACGGCAGCCACGCCGACCACGAGTCGGTCTACCGGCTTGTCCGGGAGGCGGCCGAGGCGGCGGGCCAGCCGGTGGCGATCCTGGCCGACCTCCAGGGGCCCAAGATCCGACTCGGCCGGTTCGCCGACGGGCCGCACGAGTGGCGTACCGGCGACTCCGTGGTGATCACCGGCGACGACATCGTGGGCAGCAAGGAGCGGGTCTCCTGCACGTACCGCAAGCTTCCCCAGGAGGTCAAGCCCGGTGACCGGCTGCTGATCGACGACGGCCGGGTCGCCGTCGAGGTCACCGACGTCACCGGCAACGACATCCGGGTGCTGGTCACCGAGGGCGGGCCGGTCAGCAACAACAAGGGCGTCTCGCTGCCCAACGTGGCGGTCAGCGTGCCCGCCCTGTCGGAGAAGGACGCCGCCGACCTGCGCTTCGCGCTCGGCCTTGGTGTCGACCTGGTCGCCCTGTCGTTCGTCCGCTCCGCGGACGACATCAAGCTGTGCCACGCGATCATGAGCGAGGTCGGCGTGCACCGCCCGGTGCTGGCCAAGGTCGAGAAGCCGGAGGCGGTCGACCACCTCGAAGCGATCGTGCTGGCCTTCGACGGGGTGATGGTGGCCCGCGGCGACCTCGGCGTGGAGCTGCCGCTCGACGAGGTGCCGCTGGTGCAGAAGCGTGCGGTGCAGTTGTGCCGGGAGAACGCCAAGCCGGTCATCGTGGCCACCCAGATGCTCGACTCGATGATCGAGAATTCCCGGCCGACCCGCGCCGAGGCATCCGACGTCGCCAACGCGGTGCTCGACGGCGCCGACGCCGTGATGCTCTCCGGCGAGACGAGCGTCGGCAAGTACCCGGTGCTCACCGTCAGTACCATGTCCAAGATCGTCACCACCACCGAGGCCGGATCGATCCTGGTGCCCCGCCTCCAGCACGACCCGCGTACGCACGGCGGCGCGCTCACCGTGGCCGCCTCCTCGATCGCCCGGGCCATCGGCGCCAAGGCGCTTGTCGCGTTCTCGCAGACCGGTGACACCGTGCGTCGGCTCAGCCGGCTGCACTGCGACCTGCCGCTGCTGGCCTTCACCCCGGTGCCCGAGGTCCGGGCGCAGCTCGCCCTCTCCTGGGGGGTGGAGACCTTCCTGATGCCGTTCGTGCAGCACACCGACGACATGTTCCGCCAGGTCGACCAGGCGCTGCTCGGGCTGAACCGGGGCAACCCCGGCGACTACGTGGTGATCGTGGCGGGCAGTCCGCCCGGTAGCCCCGGCTCGACAAACACGCTGCGGGTGCACCAGCTCGGGTCGCTTGTCGACGCCGCCACCGCGCGGGCCTTGCAGTGA